One genomic region from Nymphaea colorata isolate Beijing-Zhang1983 chromosome 10, ASM883128v2, whole genome shotgun sequence encodes:
- the LOC116261815 gene encoding chlorophyll a-b binding protein CP24 10B, chloroplastic — protein sequence MAVAATSAIASPLRSSLLPGSKLKQQLGTPASHLSTYHAGVRRQLVVVSAAGAAKKSWIPAVRGGGNFIDPEWLDGSLPGDYGFDPLGLGKDPAFLKWYREAELIHGRWAMAAVVGIFVGQAWSGVPWFEAGADPGAIAPFSFGSLLGTQLLLMGWVESKRWVDFFNPDSQSVDWATPWSRTAENFANATGEQGYPGGKFFDPLGFAGTIQNGQYIPDVEKLERLKLAEIKHARIAMLAMLIFYFEAGQGKTPLGALGL from the exons ATGGCGGTAGCTGCGACATCCGCGATTGCGTCTCCACTGAGGTCCTCCTTGCTGCCTGGAAGCAAGCTCAAGCAACAGCTGGGGACACCAGCGTCTCATCTTAGCACCTACCATGCGGGAGTTCGCAGGCAGCTGGTGGTAGTGTCAGCTGCTGGCGCCGCCAAGAAGTCGTGGATACCTGCTGTCAGAGGTGGGGGGAACTTCATCGACCCAGAATGGCTCGATGGCTC ACTTCCAGGTGACTACGGCTTTGACCCACTCGGGCTGGGAAAGGACCCCGCATTCCTCAAATGGTACAGAGAGGCGGAGCTGATACACGGCCGATGGGCGATGGCTGCAGTAGTGGGCATATTCGTTGGCCAGGCGTGGAGTGGCGTCCCCTGGTTTGAAGCCGGCGCCGACCCCGGTGCCATTGCTCCCTTCTCCTTCGGCTCCCTCTTGGGGACTCAGCTGCTGCTCATGGGTTGGGTTGAGAGCAAGAGGTGGGTAGACTTCTTCAACCCGGATTCTCAGTCTGTGGATTGGGCGACTCCTTGGTCGAGGACTGCGGAGAACTTCGCCAACGCCACCGGAGAACAGGGATACCCTGGGGGCAAGTTTTTCGACCCCCTCGGTTTCGCCGGCACGATCCAGAATGGTCAGTACATACCAGACGTCGAGAAGCTCGAGAGACTCAAGCTGGCGGAGATCAAGCACGCCCGTATTGCCATGCTAGCCATGCTCATCTTCTACTTCGAGGCTGGCCAAGGCAAGACACCACTTGGAGCTCTCGGCCTATGA
- the LOC116262706 gene encoding LOW QUALITY PROTEIN: 29 kDa ribonucleoprotein, chloroplastic-like (The sequence of the model RefSeq protein was modified relative to this genomic sequence to represent the inferred CDS: inserted 1 base in 1 codon; substituted 1 base at 1 genomic stop codon), with translation MGCFSGHLDAVSLILLRAPLAKRNSSRRPQGISWAVAHEEAARVEEREGEEEKEEAAPSPPNTKLYFGNLPYSCDSAQLAAIVQSXGSPELVEVLYDRNTGKSRGFAFVTMSSFQDANAVIENLDGSEYGGRNLRVNFSDKPKPREPLYPDSRDXVKLFVGNLSWTVNSESLMDMFSGYGNVVGARVLYDGETGRSRGYGFVCFSFKSEMEAALESLNGVELEGWRMRISLALGKRS, from the exons ATGGGCTGCTTCTCAGGCCATTTGGACGCCGTCTCGTTAATCCTACTTCGAGCGCCATTGGCAAAAAGGAACAGTTCTAGGCGGCCGCAAGGGATCTCGTGGGCTGTGGCTCACGAGGAAGCCGCCCGTGtcgaagagagagaaggggaagaggagaaagaagaggcgGCTCCCTCGCCACCCAATACCAAGCTTTACTTCGGCAATCTGCCTTATAGCTGCGACAGCGCACAGCTGGCGGCGATCGTCCAAA GTGGAAGCCCAGAACTTGTGGAG GTGCTCTACGACAGAAACACGGGAAAGAGCAGAGGTTTTGCGTTCGTTACAATGAGCAGCTTCCAAGATGCTAATGCCGTGATCGAGAACCTCGACGGGAGT gAATACGGAGGTCGAAATTTGAGGGTGAATTTCAGCGACAAACCGAAGCCGCGGGAGCCCCTCTATCCAGATTCCAGAGACTGAGTTAAGTTGTTCGTGGGCAATTTGTCATGGACTGTAAATTCCGAGAGTTTGATGGATATGTTTAGCGGTTACGGGAATGTGGTTGGAGCTAGGGTTCTGTACGATGGGGAGACAGGACGATCTCGCGGATAcggttttgtttgtttttctttcaaatccGAGATGGAAGCTGCACTCGAGTCCTTGAACGGAGTG GAATTAGAGGGCTGGCGCATGAGGATTAGCCTTGCTTTAGGCAAAAGATCGTGA